A DNA window from Bradyrhizobium barranii subsp. barranii contains the following coding sequences:
- a CDS encoding SUMF1/EgtB/PvdO family nonheme iron enzyme: MGEIRNFRSGNHDEPPPHGSMPRRLAAIIVGDIASYSRLMQADEEGTHVRVKRIERDLIEPSIVEHHGTLVKTTGDGFIAIFDSPVEAVRCSIVIQQNLVGRNASLPKDSRIEYRIGVNLGDVIVEPDDVYGDGVNIATRIEGIAEPGQVYISGAIYEQIKHKVVCGYESLGDRKVKNITDPVRVYRVLPDADAVGRTRGRRENTLIFLLGVTLLVIASGVLWYLLAQPSGRVKEQAAAPTVAPVASPSPQPPPREAATQTPQPSPSLAASSPSPAPAPSASASSAPAPSASAPSASTSSASTSSPAPSPSATPLREPEMIAIRGGSFAMGSNDDPTERPVHQVTVKPFSIGKYPVTVQEWNECAAAKACGFTAIGKDDAPITNVSWTDAQQYAAWLARTTKKSYRLPSEAEWEYAARGGTQTKYWWGDKLQPGMAGCKDCGDLAAEQPAKVGSFKPNPFGVHDMGGGVDQWVEDCWRRTYQGAPGDGSAWTGGDCSSHVLRSGSWKNDSRYVRPSNRDGYDTNVRYPTHGFRVALSP, encoded by the coding sequence ATGGGCGAGATTCGTAACTTCAGATCCGGAAATCATGACGAGCCGCCTCCACACGGCTCGATGCCGCGTCGTCTCGCCGCAATCATCGTCGGTGACATCGCTTCCTACAGCCGCTTGATGCAGGCCGACGAGGAAGGCACGCATGTTCGCGTCAAGCGGATCGAGCGGGATCTCATCGAGCCCAGCATCGTCGAACACCATGGAACGTTGGTGAAGACGACGGGAGACGGCTTCATCGCGATCTTCGACAGTCCGGTCGAGGCCGTTCGCTGCAGCATCGTCATTCAGCAGAATCTCGTCGGGCGCAACGCTTCGCTTCCGAAGGACTCCCGGATCGAATATCGGATCGGCGTCAATCTCGGTGACGTCATCGTGGAGCCGGACGACGTCTACGGCGACGGCGTCAACATCGCCACGCGCATCGAGGGTATCGCCGAGCCCGGTCAGGTCTATATCTCGGGCGCGATCTACGAACAGATCAAGCACAAGGTGGTATGCGGCTATGAGTCGCTCGGCGACCGCAAGGTCAAGAACATCACCGATCCGGTGCGTGTCTATCGCGTGCTGCCGGACGCAGATGCGGTCGGGAGGACCCGAGGTCGGCGCGAGAATACCCTGATCTTCCTTCTCGGCGTCACGCTCCTCGTGATCGCTTCCGGCGTGCTGTGGTATCTGCTGGCCCAGCCGTCAGGCAGGGTGAAGGAGCAGGCCGCCGCGCCGACTGTTGCTCCGGTCGCATCACCGAGCCCGCAACCTCCACCGCGAGAAGCAGCGACACAAACGCCGCAGCCGTCTCCTTCATTGGCGGCATCATCTCCATCACCCGCTCCGGCGCCAAGTGCTTCAGCGTCAAGTGCTCCGGCGCCAAGTGCTTCCGCGCCAAGTGCTTCGACGTCAAGTGCTTCGACGTCAAGTCCAGCACCAAGCCCATCGGCCACGCCGCTCCGCGAACCCGAGATGATCGCCATTCGCGGCGGCAGCTTCGCGATGGGAAGCAATGACGACCCGACCGAACGTCCCGTCCACCAGGTCACGGTCAAGCCGTTCTCAATCGGCAAATATCCGGTGACCGTGCAGGAATGGAACGAATGCGCGGCTGCAAAGGCGTGCGGCTTCACCGCCATCGGCAAGGACGATGCGCCGATCACCAATGTGAGCTGGACCGACGCGCAGCAATATGCGGCCTGGCTCGCGCGGACCACGAAGAAGTCGTATCGGCTTCCGAGCGAGGCCGAATGGGAATACGCCGCGCGCGGCGGGACGCAGACGAAATATTGGTGGGGCGACAAGCTCCAGCCGGGCATGGCGGGATGCAAGGATTGCGGTGACCTCGCGGCCGAGCAGCCGGCGAAGGTCGGCAGCTTCAAGCCGAATCCGTTCGGCGTCCACGACATGGGTGGCGGTGTCGATCAGTGGGTCGAGGACTGCTGGCGCAGGACCTATCAGGGCGCACCCGGTGACGGCTCGGCATGGACCGGCGGGGACTGCTCGTCGCATGTCCTGCGCTCGGGTTCATGGAAGAACGATTCGAGATATGTGAGGCCGTCCAACCGCGATGGCTACGATACCAATGTTCGTTATCCGACGCATGGATTCCGCGTTGCTCTAAGTCCTTAA
- a CDS encoding STM3941 family protein, giving the protein MSVGQNLPNITIGYSRGRLLVFFGAGLLLTLLCAALAFMWQQGKNITTFEVAACYVGAVFFGLATFRMLWRLISARSPVVFISRVGIRDLRLADETIAWSSVRKIQIWEQRLQKFVVLKLDPLVAGRFSGGFLRRALSLMNKTLGADSVIVNAGGLTMDVKTLLETCKQYWGAGRPAPSDHSVPEPEPEPEAVS; this is encoded by the coding sequence ATGTCCGTAGGTCAGAACTTGCCCAACATTACGATCGGCTATTCCCGGGGACGGCTGCTGGTGTTTTTCGGCGCCGGTCTGCTGCTGACGCTGCTCTGCGCTGCGCTCGCATTCATGTGGCAGCAAGGCAAGAACATCACCACGTTCGAGGTCGCCGCCTGCTACGTCGGCGCGGTGTTTTTCGGCCTTGCCACCTTCAGGATGCTCTGGAGGTTGATCTCCGCCAGGTCGCCGGTCGTCTTCATCAGCCGTGTCGGCATTCGCGACCTCAGGCTCGCCGACGAGACCATCGCCTGGAGCTCCGTGCGGAAGATACAGATCTGGGAGCAGCGCCTGCAGAAGTTCGTGGTGCTCAAGCTCGATCCTCTTGTCGCCGGGCGATTCTCCGGGGGCTTCCTGAGGCGTGCCTTGTCGCTGATGAACAAGACGCTTGGCGCTGACAGCGTGATCGTCAATGCGGGCGGCCTGACCATGGACGTCAAGACATTGCTCGAGACCTGCAAGCAATATTGGGGTGCCGGACGACCGGCCCCTTCGGACCACTCCGTGCCGGAGCCTGAACCGGAGCCCGAGGCTGTCAGCTGA
- a CDS encoding DsrE family protein, whose product MLWSAVSALGAALGGSSAKAATEAGAGNKLKVVYHLSDAEKVNFVLGNIQNHIDGVGGPQHVTIALVIHGPALKAFHRAQTNPDVGKRVGDFSRDGVELAACANTMKAQNVTLTGLLPGFVSAEKGGVVRLAELQSQGYLYLRP is encoded by the coding sequence ATCTTGTGGAGCGCCGTCTCGGCCCTAGGCGCGGCGCTTGGCGGCTCCAGCGCGAAGGCCGCGACGGAAGCCGGCGCGGGCAACAAGCTCAAGGTCGTCTATCACCTCAGCGACGCCGAGAAGGTCAATTTCGTGCTCGGCAACATCCAGAACCACATTGACGGCGTCGGCGGCCCCCAACACGTCACAATCGCATTGGTGATTCACGGGCCGGCGCTGAAGGCGTTTCACCGGGCGCAGACCAATCCCGACGTCGGCAAACGCGTCGGCGACTTCTCCAGGGACGGTGTCGAACTTGCGGCGTGCGCCAACACGATGAAGGCGCAGAACGTCACCCTGACGGGTTTGCTGCCGGGCTTCGTCAGCGCGGAGAAAGGCGGCGTGGTCCGCTTGGCCGAGCTCCAGTCGCAGGGTTATCTCTACCTGCGGCCTTAG
- a CDS encoding ArsR/SmtB family transcription factor — MSAAHDLLFRTLADPTRRAIFERLCREGEQTVGALTATSGVSQPAVSKHLGALKQAGLVRDRHAGRQTHYSAQPGALNPLIDWTGQMAGFWQNRLDALDDLLKRMDQ; from the coding sequence ATGTCCGCCGCGCACGATCTTCTGTTCAGGACGCTCGCCGATCCGACTCGGAGGGCGATCTTCGAGCGGCTGTGCCGCGAGGGCGAGCAGACGGTCGGGGCACTGACTGCGACATCAGGCGTTTCCCAGCCAGCGGTCTCAAAACATCTCGGCGCGCTGAAGCAGGCCGGGCTGGTGCGCGACCGCCATGCAGGACGCCAGACCCATTACAGCGCGCAGCCCGGCGCGCTCAATCCGCTGATCGACTGGACCGGCCAGATGGCCGGCTTCTGGCAGAACCGGCTCGATGCTCTCGACGATCTCCTGAAGAGGATGGACCAATGA
- a CDS encoding SRPBCC family protein, with the protein MTEAAAEMRSVVIEREFAFPAERIWRALTQPHLIEEWLMKNDFKPVVGHRFNLRGEWGGVLDCEVLTIEPQRALAYTWNFSHEDAAFDLKSVVTFTLTPTNAGTHLRVEQAGFSPTQKQAYGGAHAGWKQFFARLDEVLARAD; encoded by the coding sequence ATGACCGAAGCTGCCGCCGAGATGCGCTCCGTGGTGATCGAGCGCGAATTTGCCTTTCCGGCCGAGCGGATCTGGCGCGCGCTGACGCAGCCGCATCTGATCGAGGAATGGCTGATGAAGAACGACTTCAAGCCGGTCGTCGGTCATCGCTTCAATCTTCGCGGCGAATGGGGCGGCGTGCTGGACTGCGAGGTCCTCACCATCGAGCCGCAGCGGGCGCTCGCCTATACCTGGAATTTCTCGCATGAGGACGCGGCGTTCGATCTGAAAAGTGTGGTGACCTTCACGCTGACACCGACGAACGCGGGCACGCATCTGCGCGTCGAGCAGGCGGGCTTCAGCCCGACGCAGAAGCAGGCCTATGGCGGCGCTCATGCCGGCTGGAAGCAGTTTTTCGCCAGGCTGGACGAGGTGCTGGCGCGAGCTGACTAG
- a CDS encoding DUF1801 domain-containing protein, translating to MKKAVTAKTSSATKTDGASPSRMIDGRIEELGDWRGEMLGRIRGLIKQADPDVVEEWKWRGVPVWEHDGIICTGETYKAVVKLTFAKGAALDDPAGLFNSSLEGNVRRAIDIREGEKINEKALKALIRAAVELNASKKKPAKKRST from the coding sequence ATGAAGAAGGCTGTAACCGCGAAGACAAGCAGCGCGACCAAGACGGACGGCGCTTCGCCCTCCAGGATGATCGACGGCAGAATCGAGGAGCTCGGCGACTGGCGCGGCGAGATGCTGGGGCGCATCCGCGGCCTGATCAAGCAGGCCGATCCTGACGTCGTCGAGGAATGGAAATGGCGCGGCGTTCCCGTGTGGGAGCACGACGGCATCATCTGCACCGGCGAGACCTACAAGGCCGTCGTGAAGCTGACTTTCGCCAAGGGCGCGGCGCTGGACGACCCGGCCGGCCTGTTCAATTCCAGCCTCGAGGGAAACGTGCGCCGCGCGATCGACATTCGCGAAGGCGAAAAGATCAACGAGAAGGCGTTGAAGGCGCTCATTCGCGCAGCCGTGGAGCTGAATGCGTCCAAGAAGAAGCCGGCGAAGAAGCGATCGACTTAG